The proteins below are encoded in one region of Triticum aestivum cultivar Chinese Spring chromosome 1B, IWGSC CS RefSeq v2.1, whole genome shotgun sequence:
- the LOC123102404 gene encoding uncharacterized protein At4g37920, whose amino-acid sequence MTPDQAAAIASLPYLAAAAGTSTSASLRRPRPCCSFPLRRPPPIYLTCAAFPYTPPPCAGDGQHMLRGPPQPRCSNVEAVGDVAAAAVPDDYTEDTPSSSGYANGHMATASSHEQDHPSEGSAGKADDRATTANVNLKMVKISDKLIGVFMVDKPTPTDWRKLLAFSREWDNIRPHFFKRCQERADAETNPEMKHGLLRLARKLKEVDEDVQRHNELFELVKSTPSDKIGEVVAKRRKDFTVEFFNHLYYVAESYKDDPAKQKELTTLGNDCVDALQAHDDMSGSLQALNVAELKLKDILNSPSVGAACRKIDDLAEKKELDSALVLMLSKAWSAAKGTDITKSDAKDIMFHLYMTAVANLQRQMPKDIRILKHLIMIEDPAERLSALNDAFTPGPELQGENVDTLFTSPEVLHTWASAIIDAYYSSREGTLLGQARDLMNPKIIKRVEELLKTIKDQYL is encoded by the exons ATGACTCCCGACCAGGCTGCTGCTATCGCCTCCCTACcctacctcgccgccgccgccggcacctccacctccgcctcgctCCGGCGCCCCCGCCCCTGCTGCTCCTTCCCTCTCCGCCGGCCTCCGCCCATATACCTCACCTGCGCCGCCTTCCCCTACACCCCTCCTCCGTGCGCCGGCGATG GACAACACATGCTCCGTGGCCCTCCGCAGCCACGATGCTCCAACGTGGAAGCAGTCGGCGACGTGGCCGCAGCAGCAGTGCCCGACGATTACACCGAGGACACGCCGTCGAGCAGTGGGTATGCGAACGGCCATATGGCCACCGCTTCATCGCACGAACAAGATCATCCTTCTGAAGGAAGCGCGGGCAAGGCGGACGACAGGGCTACTACTGCCAACGTCAACCTAAAAATGGTCAAGATATCTGACAAGCTGATTGGTGTCTTCATGGTCGACAAGCCTACGCCGACGGATTGGAGGAAATTGCTCGCGTTCAGCAGGGAGTGGGACAACATAAGGCCGCACTTCTTCAAGCGCTGCCAAGAGAGAGCGGACGCGGAAACAAATCCTGAGATGAAGCACGGCCTTCTCAGGCTGGCTAGAAAACTGAAAGAG GTAGACGAGGACGTACAAAGGCATAATGAACTATTTGAGTTAGTGAAATCCACACCGTCTGATAAAATTGGTGAGGTTGTTGCTAAGCGCCGTAAAGATTTCACGGTGGAGTTCTTCAACCACCTGTATTATGTCGCAGAGTCGTATAAGGATGACCCTGCTAAGCAAAAAG AGTTGACGACACTTGGAAATGATTGTGTGGATGCTCTGCAAGCTCATGATGACATGTCTGGCAGTCTTCAAGCGCTGAATGTTGCGGAACTAAAGCTAAAGGACATACTCAATTCACCTTCAGTGGGCGCTGCGTGCCGAAAGATCGATGACTTGGCCGAGAAGAAGGAGCTAGACTCCGCGTTGGTGCTGATGCTTTCAAAAGCTTGGTCGGCTGCAAAGGGCACCGACATCACAAAATCGGAC GCAAAAGACATAATGTTCCATCTATACATGACTGCTGTGGCCAATCTCCAGAGGCAAATGCCAAAGGACATCAGAATACTGAAGCATCTTATAATGATTGAGGATCCAGCAGAACGCCTGAGTGCGTTGAATGACGCTTTTACTCCTGGTCCTGAACTTCAAGGCGAGAATGTCGATACCTTATTCAC GAGTCCGGAGGTGTTGCACACTTGGGCAAGCGCTATAATCGATGCATATTATAGCAGCAGGGAGGGCACTCTCCTTGGGCAGGCAAGGGACCTGATGAACCCTAAAATTATAAAGAGGGTTGAAGAGCTCTTGAAGACGATCAAGGATCAATACCTCTGA
- the LOC123102416 gene encoding cytochrome P450 72A14, translating to MATSVMGSFLLPREALYAAAVAAMAWCAVWVLEWAWWRPRRLGRALRSQGLRGTAYRPVAGDSPLMQRLNREARSRAMPLGVGCHDVVPRAMPLFHRAMHEHGKMSITWFGPVPRVTITKPELVREVLSNKFGHFEKLKFGRLQRMLHNGVGSHEGEKWARHRRIINPAFHLEKLKRMLPAFAACCTELVQRWEGLALAAGDAPCEVDVWPDMQNLTGDVISRAAFGSSYLEGRRVFQLQGEQLELVLLAMSKMHIPGYFFLPTKANRRMKQIAAEIERVLKGIVAKRENAMRAGEATSDDLLGLLLESNMAHCGDSKGAGMGITTDDVIGECKLFYFAGAETTSVLLTWTMILLCMHPEWQDRAREEVLRVLGAAGTPDYDGLSRLRVVTMVLHEVLRLYTPVTAIHRETYKPMELGGVRYPAGVVLMLPLLCVHHDKEVWGADADEFRPERFAEGISNASADAPAFFPFGWGPRVCIGQNFALLEAKMGLAIILRRFSFQLSPAYTHAPFPVGLLQPQHGAQLRLKTLAQM from the exons ATGGCGACGAGCGTGATGGGGTCTTTTCTTCTTCCACGGGAGGCGCTGTACGCGGCGGCGGTCGCGGCCATGGCGTGGTGCGCCGTGTGGGTGCTGGAGTGGGCGTGGTGGAGGCCCCGGCGGCTGGGCCGGGCGCTGCGGTCGCAGGGCCTCCGCGGCACGGCGTACCGCCCCGTGGCCGGCGACTCGCCGCTGATGCAGCGGCTGAACAGGGAGGCCAGGTCCCGGGCCATGCCGCTGGGGGTGGGATGCCACGACGTGGTGCCGCGGGCGATGCCGCTCTTCCACCGGGCCATGCACGAGCACG GTAAGATGTCAATCACTTGGTTTGGACCTGTACCCAGAGTGACCATTACCAAGCCTGAACTGGTGCGAGAGGTTCTGTCCAACAAGTTCGGGCATTTTGAGAAGCTCAAGTTTGGCCGACTCCAGAGGATGTTGCACAACGGCGTGGGTAGCCACGAGGGCGAGAAATGGGCCAGGCACAGGAGGATCATCAACCCTGCCTTCCATCTGGAGAAGCTCAAg CGCATGTTGCCGGCCTTCGCAGCATGTTGCACCGAGCTGGTGCAGAGATGGGAGGGTCTAGCCCTAGCCGCGGGCGACGCGCCGTGCGAGGTTGATGTTTGGCCAGACATGCAGAACCTGACAGGGGATGTCATCTCTCGCGCCGCATTTGGCAGCAGCTACCTGGAGGGCAGGAGGGTCTTCCAGCTCCAGGGGGAGCAGCTTGAGCTCGTCTTGCTCGCCATGAGCAAGATGCACATCCCTGGTTATTTCTTCTTGCCAACAAAAGCCAACCGAAGGATGAAGCAGATCGCTGCCGAGATCGAGAGGGTCCTCAAGGGTATCGTCGCCAAGAGAGAGAACGCCATGAGAGCCGGCGAGGCCACGAGTGACGACCTTCTCGGGCTGCTGCTCGAGTCCAACATGGCGCACTGCGGGGATTCGAAGGGCGCCGGCATGGGCATCACGACCGACGACGTGATCGGGGAGTGCAAGCTGTTCTACTTCGCCGGTGCGGAGACCACGTCGGTGCTGCTCACATGGACGATGATCCTGCTCTGCATGCACCCGGAGTGGCAGGACCGCGCCAGGGAGGAGGTCCTGCGCGTCCTCGGCGCCGCCGGCACGCCGGATTACGACGGGCTAAGCCGCCTGAGGGTGGTGACCATGGTGCTGCACGAGGTGTTGCGGCTGTACACGCCGGTGACGGCGATCCACCGCGAGACGTACAAGCCCATGGAGCTCGGCGGCGTCAGGTACCCGGCGGGCGTGGTGCTCATGCTGCCGCTTCTCTGCGTCCACCACGACAAGGAGGTGTGGGGCGCCGACGCCGACGAGTTCAGGCCGGAGAGGTTCGCCGAGGGGATCTCCAATGCATCCGCCGACGCGCCGGCGTTCTTCCCCTTTGGGTGGGGCCCGCGGGTGTGCATCGGCCAGAACTTCGCGCTGCTGGAGGCCAAGATGGGGCTCGCCATCATCCTGCGCCGCTTCTCCTTCCAGCTCTCGCCGGCCTACACGCACGCGCCGTTCCCCGTCGGCCTGCTGCAGCCGCAGCACGGCGCGCAACTCAGGCTCAAAACCCTAGCTCAGATGTGA